In one window of Desulfonatronospira thiodismutans ASO3-1 DNA:
- a CDS encoding tyrosine-type recombinase/integrase, which translates to MMRLFNLAERWQVIDKAPTRNARELSDPDRRERYLTDEELYRVLDALDNCRSTIVADIIRMLLLTGARKSEVVGMRLEELDMEKGFWRIPAARNKGNKYFSVNQISFIKISLTSLSSIPKYRIVTEGLL; encoded by the coding sequence ATGATGCGCCTTTTCAACCTGGCCGAACGCTGGCAGGTGATTGACAAGGCCCCTACCCGCAACGCCAGAGAGCTAAGCGACCCCGACAGACGCGAGAGATACCTGACAGACGAAGAACTCTACCGGGTACTCGATGCCCTGGATAACTGCCGCAGTACAATAGTGGCGGATATTATCCGCATGCTTCTTCTGACTGGTGCAAGAAAATCCGAGGTTGTTGGAATGCGCTTGGAGGAGCTGGATATGGAAAAGGGATTCTGGAGAATCCCAGCCGCAAGGAACAAGGGCAATAAGTATTTCTCTGTCAATCAGATTTCATTCATCAAGATATCATTAACCTCGCTCTCTTCTATCCCCAAATACCGCATTGTAACCGAGGGACTGCTGTGA